One Brachyspira suanatina DNA segment encodes these proteins:
- a CDS encoding tetratricopeptide repeat protein — protein MKKILSIIIIYIFISLSSILLAQNAAPNDERNIDREFYNAEKLFFQKKYNFAREAFLLYLKRRPLSTNDMLYYYIGACYFQDKQYENAINYYKLAFDINDSYSYCNNIANSYYQLKNYEDALLWYNRSIERLHSPYTTKLNHEVLTNYTVSQNVVTNTIFIFDVNDTSSNESMTNISIGSNDSLTNTFISTNISNPTITTNTVSTNLSSDTNAISDAINNQNIANENIKNTLDNTFTKLPLFTNVVITNTYTNNYEFTNTTVIFEANANFNLEVVDPSVSETSLPPDNVTNEAAVGDSNTVTMNTNSTVTGSTYVITEENPFIVTNIVIMTNVMDTNGNMVEIKTNIASVDAYNTWALYYSAYLNMGHTFLALGEITNAAISYEIFLTNVGGDYYQKESLERVISLIRSNDTSIKFMPFTNNHRVNTNNDGSITTENIFPNFDYERETIYPNGVRIVYENGKIEKTKMYSNNYEVSDTIYPYGKREIETVFENGDKRLETYMADNSKSINTKNSAGDTFEYTLYPDGSFINRKTLDSNKAFVVERSDGSITTNYKDDNGAFFYTRSLDGTEVKRTEDNSGNITTETRRVDGAVIVKTENPDGSYVVVANYIDGSIGTTTVDTNGISNLKIVYPDGRVEERNSTGAGAGTFSYNVKSDDGSIITKTYNEDGSFTVVTKKVDGTVITDTVAEDTISEIKMPDGTTIKRVIRQDGSRETTTLNKDSSTVTEVVAADSSSITTTIKPNGSSIVVVKDIQGNTETTTTEADGSTSTTKTYIDGRSTVNEVRADGVSIDIENDGRNKTTVARDAEGYVLEMKQYRNEDPEITLVDSLGEPVEAEIAKTVIRRMDLNIRVEDIDNLKLPPPPPEPEPVEDTTITDDTTTEDTTVTEDTTATDDTTVTDDTTAGDTVTDDTAADTTGDTATDNTGTDTTANDTADNTALPDATTE, from the coding sequence ATGAAAAAAATTCTTTCAATAATTATAATATATATTTTTATATCATTATCATCAATATTATTAGCGCAAAATGCAGCACCAAATGATGAAAGAAATATTGACAGAGAATTTTATAATGCAGAAAAACTTTTCTTCCAAAAAAAATATAATTTTGCGAGAGAAGCATTTCTTTTATATTTAAAAAGAAGACCATTATCTACAAATGATATGCTTTATTATTATATAGGAGCATGTTATTTCCAAGATAAACAATATGAAAATGCCATAAATTATTATAAATTAGCATTCGATATCAATGATTCATATTCATATTGTAATAATATAGCAAACTCATACTATCAATTAAAAAATTATGAAGATGCTTTGCTTTGGTATAACAGATCAATAGAACGTCTTCATTCACCATACACAACTAAATTAAATCATGAAGTATTGACTAATTATACAGTTTCACAAAATGTAGTAACAAATACAATATTTATTTTTGATGTTAATGATACTTCTTCTAATGAATCTATGACTAATATATCTATAGGATCAAATGATTCATTAACAAATACATTTATATCAACAAATATATCTAATCCGACTATAACTACAAATACAGTATCAACAAATTTATCATCTGATACTAATGCAATATCCGATGCCATAAATAATCAAAATATTGCAAATGAAAATATAAAAAATACATTGGATAATACATTTACAAAACTTCCATTATTTACAAATGTAGTTATAACAAATACATATACAAATAATTATGAATTTACAAATACAACAGTAATATTTGAAGCAAATGCTAATTTTAATTTAGAAGTAGTAGATCCTTCTGTTTCAGAAACTTCACTTCCTCCAGACAATGTAACTAATGAAGCAGCTGTAGGAGACTCAAATACTGTAACTATGAATACAAATTCTACAGTTACTGGCTCTACTTATGTAATAACAGAAGAAAATCCATTCATTGTAACAAATATAGTTATAATGACTAATGTTATGGATACTAACGGAAATATGGTAGAGATAAAAACAAATATAGCTTCAGTAGATGCATATAATACTTGGGCTTTATATTATAGTGCTTATCTTAATATGGGGCATACTTTCTTGGCGCTTGGTGAAATAACTAATGCTGCTATATCTTATGAAATATTTTTAACTAATGTAGGCGGAGACTATTATCAGAAAGAATCTTTGGAAAGAGTTATATCTCTTATAAGAAGTAATGATACATCAATAAAATTTATGCCTTTCACCAATAATCATAGGGTAAATACAAATAATGACGGAAGCATAACAACAGAAAATATATTCCCTAATTTTGATTATGAAAGAGAAACTATATATCCTAATGGTGTAAGAATAGTTTATGAAAATGGAAAAATAGAAAAAACAAAGATGTATTCAAACAATTATGAAGTTTCAGATACTATATATCCTTATGGAAAAAGAGAAATAGAAACAGTATTTGAAAATGGAGATAAAAGATTAGAAACATATATGGCGGATAATTCAAAATCTATAAATACAAAAAATTCTGCCGGAGATACATTTGAATACACTTTATATCCTGACGGTTCATTCATAAATAGAAAAACTTTAGACAGCAATAAAGCATTTGTAGTAGAAAGATCTGACGGATCTATTACAACAAACTATAAAGATGATAACGGAGCATTCTTCTATACAAGAAGCTTAGACGGTACAGAAGTAAAAAGAACTGAGGATAATTCCGGAAATATTACAACTGAGACAAGAAGAGTTGATGGAGCTGTTATAGTAAAAACAGAGAACCCTGACGGAAGTTATGTAGTAGTAGCAAATTACATAGACGGAAGTATAGGAACTACAACAGTAGATACAAATGGAATAAGCAATTTAAAAATAGTTTATCCTGACGGAAGAGTTGAGGAAAGAAATTCAACAGGAGCAGGTGCAGGTACATTCTCATACAATGTTAAATCCGATGATGGAAGTATTATAACAAAAACTTATAATGAAGACGGATCATTTACAGTAGTAACTAAAAAAGTAGACGGTACAGTAATAACTGATACAGTTGCTGAAGATACTATAAGCGAAATAAAGATGCCTGACGGTACTACTATAAAAAGAGTAATAAGACAGGATGGATCAAGAGAAACTACTACCCTTAACAAAGATTCAAGTACAGTAACAGAAGTAGTAGCTGCAGATTCAAGCAGTATAACAACAACTATAAAACCTAACGGATCAAGTATAGTAGTAGTGAAAGACATACAAGGAAACACAGAAACTACAACAACAGAGGCAGACGGAAGCACTTCCACTACAAAAACTTATATTGATGGAAGATCAACTGTTAATGAAGTGAGAGCTGATGGAGTTTCTATAGATATAGAAAATGACGGAAGAAATAAAACTACTGTGGCAAGAGATGCTGAAGGATATGTACTTGAAATGAAGCAGTACAGGAATGAAGATCCTGAAATAACTTTAGTTGATTCTTTAGGAGAGCCTGTTGAAGCAGAGATTGCCAAAACAGTTATTAGAAGAATGGATTTAAATATAAGAGTTGAGGATATTGATAATCTTAAATTACCTCCGCCTCCTCCAGAACCAGAACCTGTAGAAGATACTACTATCACTGATGACACTACTACAGAGGATACTACAGTTACAGAAGATACTACTGCCACTGATGATACTACAGTAACAGATGACACAACTGCAGGTGATACTGTTACAGATGATACAGCTGCCGATACAACAGGGGATACTGCTACAGATAATACAGGTACTGATACAACTGCAAATGATACTGCTGATAATACAGCATTACCAGATGCAACAACAGAATAA
- the rdgB gene encoding RdgB/HAM1 family non-canonical purine NTP pyrophosphatase, with translation MLEKLVIATANQHKLKEIESLFKGTVIKEILSMPSDIGEIIEDGSTFIENSLIKAKTVYNHTKLPSLADDSGLCVNALGGKPGIYSARYGGETLGYKEKMQMLLDELKDKNDRTAYFITSAVCVLDDNYYIAVEGRVNGKIIENPRGFEGFGYDPIFQPDGYNITYAEMSLEEKNSMSHRALAMNKMKNILSCISNY, from the coding sequence ATGCTTGAAAAATTAGTAATAGCAACAGCAAATCAACATAAATTAAAAGAAATAGAATCTCTATTCAAAGGAACTGTAATAAAAGAAATATTATCTATGCCTTCAGATATAGGTGAAATAATAGAAGACGGCAGCACATTTATAGAAAACTCTCTTATAAAAGCAAAAACAGTATATAATCATACTAAATTACCATCTTTGGCAGATGATTCAGGACTATGCGTTAATGCACTTGGAGGAAAACCCGGAATATATTCGGCAAGATACGGAGGAGAAACACTAGGATACAAAGAAAAAATGCAGATGCTTTTAGATGAATTAAAAGATAAAAATGATAGAACAGCATATTTTATCACTTCTGCTGTATGTGTATTAGATGATAATTATTATATAGCAGTTGAAGGACGAGTTAATGGTAAAATAATAGAAAATCCAAGAGGTTTTGAAGGTTTCGGATATGATCCTATATTTCAGCCGGACGGATATAATATCACTTATGCTGAAATGAGTTTAGAAGAAAAAAATTCTATGAGTCATAGAGCATTAGCTATGAATAAAATGAAAAATATTTTATCGTGCATTTCAAATTATTAA
- a CDS encoding GyrI-like domain-containing protein, protein MDIEIVEKKDFEVIGKVAEGESEKHSKWVLPLWQEFNKNIKEIINLVKVDENNNLSGIWGIMNDINETFAPWRERGKYMAGVEVKENSSAPEGWKKWNIKGGKFIKVKCNIENYSKVFTNIVENYAPKNGYTIIGNVMEYYIPNSKDFYLFFNIKGN, encoded by the coding sequence ATGGATATAGAAATAGTAGAAAAAAAAGATTTTGAAGTTATAGGAAAGGTAGCAGAGGGAGAAAGTGAAAAACATTCAAAATGGGTATTACCTTTATGGCAGGAATTTAATAAAAATATTAAAGAAATAATCAATTTAGTAAAAGTTGATGAAAATAATAATTTATCTGGTATATGGGGAATAATGAATGATATAAATGAAACATTTGCTCCTTGGAGAGAAAGAGGAAAATATATGGCAGGTGTAGAAGTAAAAGAAAATTCTTCTGCCCCTGAAGGTTGGAAAAAATGGAATATAAAAGGAGGTAAATTTATAAAAGTTAAATGCAATATAGAAAATTACAGCAAAGTATTCACAAATATAGTAGAAAATTATGCCCCAAAAAACGGCTATACAATAATAGGAAATGTTATGGAATATTATATACCTAACAGCAAAGATTTTTATCTATTTTTTAATATAAAAGGAAATTAA
- a CDS encoding MalY/PatB family protein — protein sequence MINFDELIDRRKTNSTKWTKAFGEKHLKENQIPMWVADMDFKAAPEIIEAIKKEADFGIFGYFTYDEYYESVIKWHKERYNWDIKKEWLNFTQGLVQGFNIAISALTKPGESVLVLTPTYYPMFSGIKNQGCQIVESNLIYDDNTCRYTIDYEDVAKKVKNPNLTAALIGNPHNPTGRLYSIEELSKLADILIENNVKIICDDIHCDIIVDPSKKYTPLASMEKYADHIISMNAPSKTFNLAGAKVSNIIIQNEEINRAFKFQMERFCVSVSILSLAACKTAYSKCAYWVDEMKKYVWGNYNYIKDYIENGILKDYIKIVPLEGSYLMFADNKNLMKEFNMNQEDLNNFYYDSCNLSLDEGDAFGNAGIGFMRFNLATQRYYVEKAMNNISEAVKKLKK from the coding sequence ATGATAAATTTTGATGAATTGATAGACAGAAGAAAAACTAATAGTACAAAATGGACTAAAGCTTTCGGAGAAAAACATTTAAAAGAAAATCAAATTCCTATGTGGGTTGCTGACATGGATTTTAAAGCAGCTCCTGAAATTATAGAAGCAATAAAGAAAGAAGCCGATTTCGGTATTTTTGGTTATTTTACATATGATGAATATTATGAATCTGTTATCAAATGGCATAAAGAAAGATATAATTGGGATATAAAAAAAGAATGGCTTAATTTTACTCAAGGATTAGTACAGGGATTTAATATAGCAATATCCGCATTGACAAAACCTGGTGAAAGTGTACTAGTTTTGACTCCTACATACTACCCTATGTTTTCTGGAATAAAAAATCAAGGCTGTCAAATAGTTGAATCAAATTTAATATACGATGATAATACTTGCAGATATACTATAGATTATGAAGATGTAGCAAAAAAAGTAAAAAATCCTAATCTAACGGCTGCTTTAATAGGAAATCCTCATAATCCCACAGGAAGACTTTATTCTATAGAAGAATTATCAAAATTAGCAGATATATTAATAGAAAATAACGTCAAAATAATTTGCGATGATATTCACTGCGATATAATAGTAGATCCGTCAAAAAAATATACACCATTAGCATCTATGGAAAAATACGCCGATCATATAATTTCAATGAATGCTCCTTCAAAAACTTTCAATCTAGCAGGAGCAAAGGTATCAAATATAATAATTCAAAATGAGGAAATAAACAGAGCTTTCAAATTTCAAATGGAAAGATTCTGTGTATCTGTTTCTATATTATCATTAGCAGCTTGTAAAACAGCATATTCAAAATGTGCTTATTGGGTTGATGAAATGAAAAAATATGTTTGGGGAAATTATAATTATATTAAAGACTATATAGAAAATGGTATATTAAAAGATTATATAAAAATTGTGCCTTTAGAAGGTTCTTATTTGATGTTTGCAGATAATAAAAATTTAATGAAAGAATTTAATATGAATCAGGAAGATTTAAATAACTTTTATTATGATTCTTGTAATTTATCCTTAGATGAAGGAGATGCTTTTGGAAATGCAGGTATAGGATTTATGCGTTTTAATCTAGCCACTCAAAGATACTATGTTGAAAAGGCTATGAATAATATATCAGAAGCTGTAAAAAAATTAAAAAAATAA
- a CDS encoding formate--tetrahydrofolate ligase has protein sequence MKTDIEIAQECKLERIEKIAAKLNLTDDDYEVYGKYKAKIELSLLNKLKDKKDGKLVLVTAITPTPAGEGKSTVTIGLTQGLNKIGVNAVAALREPSLGPVFGIKGGACGGGYSQIVPMEDINLHFNGDFHAISSAHNLISACIDNHIKQGNELKIDVNKIVFKRVLDMNDRALRDIVIGLGGSENGVVRQSSFQITVSSEIMAILCLSNSLMDLKEKIGNVIFAYDINDNPLRVRDLKIEGAACTLLKDAIKPNLVQTLENTPVIVHGGPFANIAHGCNSILATKMALKLSDYTITEAGFAADLGAEKFLDIKCRLAGLKPNCIVLVATIRALKHHGGASDINKEDLEALTKGFENLDKHIENMQKYNVPVVVAINKFVSDTDKEVECITKHCESKGVDISLCEVWAKGGEGAIELSHKVLKAASEESNYKPLYELEKSIKEKIETICKEIYSAGEIKFSNKALKMMKKIENMGFGNLPICISKTQKSISDNPALLNAPKGYTLNIDEIKLASGAGFIIAMAGGIIDMPGLPKIPVACNIDIDENGKIKGLF, from the coding sequence ATGAAAACAGATATAGAAATAGCTCAAGAATGCAAATTGGAAAGAATAGAAAAAATAGCAGCGAAATTGAATCTGACTGATGATGATTATGAGGTATACGGAAAATATAAGGCAAAGATAGAATTATCATTATTAAATAAATTAAAAGATAAAAAAGATGGAAAATTAGTTTTGGTAACTGCCATAACTCCTACACCAGCTGGAGAAGGAAAATCCACTGTTACAATAGGGCTTACTCAGGGATTAAATAAAATAGGAGTGAATGCTGTTGCTGCTTTAAGGGAACCATCTCTTGGACCTGTATTCGGTATAAAAGGAGGGGCATGCGGAGGAGGCTATTCTCAAATTGTACCTATGGAAGATATTAATCTTCATTTTAATGGAGATTTTCATGCTATAAGCAGTGCCCATAATTTAATATCCGCTTGTATAGATAATCATATTAAACAAGGAAATGAATTAAAAATAGATGTTAATAAAATAGTATTCAAAAGAGTTTTGGATATGAATGACAGAGCTTTGAGAGATATAGTTATAGGACTTGGCGGAAGTGAGAATGGTGTTGTAAGGCAGTCATCATTTCAAATAACTGTATCATCTGAAATTATGGCTATACTCTGCTTATCAAATTCATTAATGGATTTAAAAGAGAAAATAGGAAATGTTATATTTGCTTATGATATTAATGATAATCCTTTGAGAGTGAGAGATTTAAAAATAGAAGGTGCAGCATGTACATTGCTTAAAGATGCTATAAAACCTAATTTAGTACAGACACTTGAGAATACTCCTGTTATAGTTCATGGAGGTCCTTTCGCTAATATTGCTCATGGATGTAATTCTATACTTGCTACAAAAATGGCTTTGAAATTATCCGACTATACTATTACAGAGGCAGGTTTCGCTGCTGATTTAGGAGCTGAAAAGTTTCTTGATATTAAATGTCGTCTTGCCGGTTTAAAGCCTAATTGTATTGTATTGGTTGCTACTATAAGAGCATTGAAACATCATGGAGGAGCTTCTGATATTAATAAAGAAGATTTAGAAGCTTTAACTAAAGGTTTTGAAAATTTGGATAAACATATTGAGAATATGCAGAAATATAATGTACCTGTGGTAGTGGCAATTAATAAATTCGTTTCTGATACTGATAAAGAAGTGGAATGCATAACAAAACATTGCGAGAGTAAAGGGGTAGATATTTCATTATGCGAAGTTTGGGCTAAAGGCGGAGAAGGGGCAATAGAATTATCTCATAAAGTTTTAAAAGCAGCTTCTGAAGAATCAAATTATAAGCCTTTATATGAATTAGAAAAAAGTATAAAAGAAAAAATAGAAACTATATGCAAAGAAATATATTCGGCAGGGGAAATTAAATTTTCTAATAAAGCATTAAAAATGATGAAGAAAATAGAAAATATGGGATTCGGCAATCTTCCTATATGTATATCAAAAACTCAAAAATCAATATCAGATAATCCTGCTTTACTAAATGCCCCTAAAGGCTATACATTAAATATTGATGAAATAAAACTTGCATCAGGAGCAGGATTCATTATTGCTATGGCTGGCGGTATTATAGATATGCCGGGACTTCCTAAAATTCCTGTTGCCTGCAATATTGATATAGATGAAAATGGCAAGATAAAAGGTTTATTTTAA